TGCATGCATTTCGTTGTGTTCACACAAAGTAATTGttttcacaacacacacacacacacacacacacacacacacacacacacacacacacacacacacacacacacacacacacacacacacacacgtacacacactaaAAGCATGTCAATGTTTAAAATAAAGGCTTAAACTAGTTCAAGAGACATCAGTCCTAGGACTACAAGtgcaaaatatatatatgtaaaactAAGAACACACGTTTTAGTGCTTCATACTTTCCTTTTCATAGTTTTAGATGAAACCTaattttgatgtttgtgtgttttcagtTTTTCACTGGCTGGTGGATGGTGATTGACGCAGCTGCCATTTATCCAGAGCAGAAGGATTTCAACCATGCCTTTCACACCCCAGGGGCTATATCAACTATAGCATTTTTCATGTAAGTACATAATTATGCTAACTATTTTGGGGGTTTtcattcaagtgtgtgtgtttgtgtgtgagagagagagagtatagtATTGCAGAagtctatgtgtgtgttgtgcaaaATGTTTGCATAAAATGTACTGTCGCATTACTGATACAATAAAGGGTAATGACTTTATTTTACACAACAGTCTGATTTTTACAGTGTGGTTTCTTTTTCAGAATAAACTCTGTTTCAAATGGACAGATCCGTGGTGACTCATACACAACTGGCTGCATCGGACAGACAGGTATGTGTATCTTCAGGCATACTATTTCTCTGCAATTGTGTGATGATAAGCAACAGTGCCCCAAACAATCCAACAGAAACAACAGAGTCTAATCAACATgaaaagcaaaaagaaaaaaattcggCAAAGTCAAGAGACGGAACTTGTTTTGCTTGATTCAATCTGGCACCATACTTCATATTCAAtacggtggaaccccctttttttccATCAAAAATCTGATagaatcaggtcttaaaaagtaggcaatcttaaaatggaggtaaatttacacagcttatgaacagaaaatctaaaaaagCCAGGTCTTTAAAAGGGCGGTTCTGTTGTAGTCAAAAATACAGAATATTCTGAGTGCACTGTCGAATGGACCCTGACAGGGGTGCTCTCCCTTGACCCAGGAGCTGGTTTCATGGACTCACGGTGGTCACACCAACAGCCGAAAAAACGTGTTGCCATTTCAGCAGAATTACATGTACCCTACTTTTTGTCACAGTCGAGGAAAGATAATGCAAAAGACTGGCAAATATTTCTGAAAAGGTTATGGACATTCCAGCAAattgcaaaaaaacccaaatcCACTCGTCATCCCTGACTTAACCATGGTTCTGTTTAAGATTCAGTGTCTGAAAgagttgtatttatttttttttttttctgcaaGCAAGGTGCACGAGTGTGGCTGTTCTTGGGCTTTCTGCTGGCCTTTGGTTCCCTGATCGCAGCCTCCTGGATCCTCTTTGGATTCTACGTCGTTCACTGtgagtttgtctgtttgtgtgtcttaaTTGCTGATGAATGAGATGATGGACTTTTTCTGGAAATAAATTTTGATAATTCTGTCCTGTTTTATTTTTGCATTATGGAAGGGTTATATAGTCTCTGAAGGTGAGTCAAGATATAAACATGCTGCTAGTGTCACAGTTAATAGCTCTAAAACAACATCACATCAAGCATATGATGCCTTTTTTGGTTGACAACATGCACACAAGAGCTCATTGTTTGCTGTGATGCTATCAAAGCTGCCAACCATTACACTTTCAGGGTAGTATGCTACACTGTTATGCTAAGCAAAACATAGCTATgctcaaacaaacaataacaagtaTGCGAGGGTGTCCTTCTTTTTGTGAGTCCTTGTACTCATTTGTGCTGCTCACTCATATGGGTCAGCAACAaatgttgtcatcattttcacgagttttcattcacaagcacctgggaaataaatctcatgttccacaggcaataaatccccggtaattaccatagttgcaggaagtaggttatacatggataatcaaaagcaaacccaatagaaacacTCGGGGATTCTTcagctcttttcattggtgtttccccagacctaaacagacgacacgacactgctttgcaaagttccaaaaacgaactggcaaactggcaaaagtaaacaaaaaacaaaactacttcatgaaaggtcatacattcatcaaaaacaaatgaaacctatagctagcgatatgttttttcttcttacagagtcatggagtgcgtgtatctgtgtttcgatacacagacgttcggagaaacacgaacaagttcaagtaaaacgacccctgacacacacattttgacccgtgcacaagacgttgtatcgataaacgaagcacaaataagaaacaataataaaagcaaagaaaatagcaacaagatatgcaaacatctaacaaagccgagcaagcagaatgacaggtctaatgaaaaacaaagaggtactctgagtcggaaacaagatcgcgattctttccttcgctgcacgacgcaaatcttctgtgacctttgaccaaacgtagcttccacattcgatcactcagcttaatatttacaacagaaagccgagggggtggaataccgagatgaacctgcagaactgtgcatcctcaaacttgacatattcatcccaacatttaatgaactcaaaaacacagaaagttgctttcacacgccagctttgattgccagtggttatcaaaccgggactcgtgtggttatcagcatggaacccgtgtttcaaagcatggctccctgggttgattgtgcacttattttctcacaacCAAAACTGATGAGAAAAActatgtttggttgtttgttgacagaccagcttgtTTGTCGGTCCGagaaaagtcgatatgcccccctcggcccgacaaaaaagctggtctgtcaacaacccatcaaacatcttatattgtccaCACTGCAGAAATTGGCACAACAGACACTCTAATGGGAATATGTTCCTGTTACAGTAATTAAGAGGTACAATTTTGTTTGAGATATAAACACAGATGTGCGGTTAAAGACAATAATTATGCTACAATTTGCTACACTTTAAATTCTAAATTTCTACTCTTGAAAATTCACAGGGGTTGGCAGCTCTGTACTATCAGCATGATTACAACTTGACTCACCTGAAAAAAGCGTAACTTGTCCACATGAAAAGGCAGACTGATTTATCTCCCCCCCTCGCATAAAAAATGTGCTGCTTATTCAAGGATCCTGAAACTGCAGGTATGCATGTATGCTCTACACCCTGAAAGAGTCAGTCTCTTTATTAGCAGAGTGCAGGTTCCTCAAAGTTTagtttttttcaaatgtgtgcTGTCATAGGCCTCCAGCTGTCCCCCAGACTTTATACCTTGGCTTCATTTTCATTTTGGTCTAGTTCTACCAATGTCTTTGTAAAAGCTCTCAGGCCAGTAATATGATCGGTGATGAATTTTTACCTTTGTATTTTTTCAGTTGTGGAGCCTGACTGGCCTGGCATCGCCGTCTTCTTGCAAAATGCTCTCATCTTCTTCAGGTACTTTACATTCTTTTATTAATTCTGTTTTTCTCTTGAATGGTGCCTGTCAACAAAGACAAAACATGAGTGAAAGCTGTTGAGGATATACAGGATTGTTACTAGGGTTTATTTTCTGCTTTCTAGAATTGTGCAGAAAAATTTGGGCAAATTTCAAAAAAGGTATGACAGTCCTAGGCATCATCTTTTCTCCCACCTTAAAAAAAAGGTCACCATGTCTGGTTAAATAATGGCAAAGTTTTTAGCTATTTGAAAGAAGTGTTGATGTTTTGCTAATTGCCGACACCAGACCAAATCCCTGGTTTGAAAGACAAGCAAGGGGACGGACCGAATTTGTCCTAAGTAAATTAGCTACAGGCATAGTTTGCTGGTGGTCTTTGTCTTTGTGGTTGTCTCCCCTCTTTCAACTTGGTGTGATTATCAGCAACGAAATCTGAATGTGATAGTTTTGCATCAAAAAGGGGCCTTGGCAGTCACTGAATCGTCAAACTGAAAATctcaaataaacaacaacaaaaactggcGTCATTTTGGCAGCATCTCAGTATTCACGATAAGGAAAATTTGAGGCCAAACACTGCCTGGTACTTTCAAATATTGCTAAATTCGTTTTGGCAAATTTGccgaagaaaataaatcctGGCATAATGGCTGTGTTCTTGAAGGTAATGCTAATTGTCTCCCCTCTTTCAGTTTGGCCTGAATATCTGAATCAAAATCCAGGTGTGATGGCTGTGCAGTACGTAATTACGTAACGCCTTGTCGGTGAAAATGCAGGGGTTTTTTGTGCGTAAACTAATGCACACTGTTGAAGTTATATTGTAAGGCTGGGATCAGAGGAGACCAGAAAAAGTGGTTTAGGGAGTGAATTTACGCACATTGCTTTTAAATATGATTCGTTGAGTTGTGCAGTATTAGAACAGAAAGCATATTACTTTTATTGATTTTGTATTCTGGGGGTCCCAGCATTGTACCACTTTCACTTTGCAAAAGAAATTGCAAAAAGTTGAAACGGCGTAAGAGCTACCAGTTTTAAGACCCTGcggcacatacatacatgtatcaacACATTTGTAAGTGTCAAGAATGCACATGCTACAAGGTAGATGGACTGTATGGTTTCAAGTGTgttttaaaaaatatatttttcagCGCTCTGGTGTTCAAGTTTGGCCGCACCGAGGATCTTTGGggttgaagaaaaaacaagacaaaactcAGAGCCAGCAAACAATGATTTTTGATATTCTGTGCTTTCTTCTCAGATGCGCTGCTGTCAAATGTAAATGTGTGTTGCCTGTTTGTACAGATGCTATTTGTATCATGcttgattttttatttattttttagttTAGTAAAGAATAGAACAAAACATATTTTCTTGTATTTGTCTGTccatttctctttttaccccccccccccccccctctacacATGCataacccccccacacacacacacacattaacacacacacaccttcacacacacacaaacacacacttttgcTGCAGCAGATTTTCAAACTGCTCTTGCAATGGTCAAACACTGCTTTCACCCTTTTTCAAGTGTCTCAACAGAAGGCTTGAGTCGGCAGGCATGAGGATGTATCTCATGGTTCTCTCCCCTGGTACACAGCTAAAAATGTGTCCTTAGCATATTTTATCTGTTGGCGCCTGCGGTAAAGTTTACAATTTAGAAGAAGAGCCGAAGTTCAAAGCTGTCTGCCATTTTTTTCAACTTACGATCTCACTGCTGCAACAGAACGCACGCTGTTTAGCTGAGATAAGGAATACAACTGAAACAGCCATAAAAGTTTGGGAAATGTTGTTTTTGATGGTGAAAAGAGAACATCAGTCCCCAGGAGACCAAGCCTTGTTATAGTAGAACTAGAAGGACACAGGGCAGGCTTCACTTAGTTTACACAGCTACATTTTTAGGGTGCAGGAAAATCGGAGATTTTATTTTGATTACACAGTATGAGAGTAGTTGCAAAGTGAATTGGAACAGTCAATGAATGAGAATCTCTCGAGGTATATTGTTGCAGTCTATTGTTTGTGAATTTGGTACAAAGAGGAAAAGAATGTGTAACTTTGTATTCatgggttgtttttttaatcaagaCTCGTCTTTTTATACTTGTACTTATTTCAAATCATGCCTGTATACGTTGCACATGTAGATctcatttgtcttttctgtaaATTATTGTAAATGTATGTGCAAAATCTCACTCTGCTCTGTTTGTGCTGATGATATTTCAGAAGCTCCTCGCAGTGGTTTGTGTCGTGTATTGTCCGCTCTGTTCGTAACGGTTGTGCTGTTTGTGTACTTTTGTTTAGGAATGATGGTCCACTGTACAATTATATTCATTTTTTCCTGAATGGACTGTGCATTAGTTTTCAtgtgtatgttgttgttttttagaaCTTTTATGGGCACTAAAATTTAAAACCTACACTGATCTATTTGAGAATACTGAACATCAACTGAAGGGTAGGTATggaaaacatttttaaaaatatGTGGCTTTTCATACATGAAAGGTAAATGCAAtggaaaatattctttccagGCCATTAAGAGGAATGATTTTAATGTTTTTTGCCTTGACGTTTGTGGAAAGAAGCCATCAATTCTCgtcattgttttttgttgagtcacttgagaaaaagtgactctatgtaatcggtcagtgttagtctggccggccggccggccgtagacaccaccttaacgttggacttttctcggaaactatcgaagcgatcgggctcatattttgtttagtcgtgacctccaatgacctctacactttaacgatggtttcgttgacctttgacctttttcaaggtcacaggtcagcgtcaaaggaaaaatgagacattttatatcttttctcggaaactatcaaagcgatcgggctcatattttgtttagtcgtgacctccaatgacctctacactttaacgatggtttcgttgacctttgacctttttcaaggtcacaggtcagcgtcaaaggaaaaattagaca
The sequence above is a segment of the Littorina saxatilis isolate snail1 linkage group LG3, US_GU_Lsax_2.0, whole genome shotgun sequence genome. Coding sequences within it:
- the LOC138962569 gene encoding transmembrane protein 50B-like isoform X2 — encoded protein: MSGFLDNCSMPKCDCIELGERRNMVVAIISGIMFFTGWWMVIDAAAIYPEQKDFNHAFHTPGAISTIAFFIINSVSNGQIRGDSYTTGCIGQTGARVWLFLGFLLAFGSLIAASWILFGFYVVHFVEPDWPGIAVFLQNALIFFSALVFKFGRTEDLWG
- the LOC138962569 gene encoding transmembrane protein 50A-like isoform X1, encoding MVASIISGIMVRQLLMYGGVYHIWHYGQTVVDVWWRTSIISGIMFFTGWWMVIDAAAIYPEQKDFNHAFHTPGAISTIAFFIINSVSNGQIRGDSYTTGCIGQTGARVWLFLGFLLAFGSLIAASWILFGFYVVHFVEPDWPGIAVFLQNALIFFSALVFKFGRTEDLWG